DNA sequence from the Pseudomonadota bacterium genome:
CGTAACGGCGTGCCGGTCACGTTGCTCGAGGGGCATAAGGACTTCGACCGCGAGTTCCGTGGCGACACCTTGCATCCCTCGGTCATGGAGATCATGGATGAGATCGGGCTTGCGGACGCCTTGCTCGATCTTCCCCACACCAAGATCCACAACCTCACCCTGCGGACTAAGCAGGCCGCCTTCAAGATGGTGGATTTCACCCGGCTAAAAACGCGCTTTCCCTATATCACGCTCATGCCGCAGGCGAAGTTCCTCGAATTCGTCACCGGACAGGCGCGGCGCTATCCCCATTTTAGGCTCCTCATGGGCGCCCAGGTGCGAGATCTGATCATGGAGGACGGGGTCAGCCGCGGTGTGCGGTACTGGGACGAGCCAGGCATTGAACGCGAGCTGCGGGCGCTCCTGACCGTCGCCGCCGACGGGCGATTCTCGCGCCTTCGCAAGCTCGCCGGACTTGCACCGGTACGCAGCTCCCCTCCCATGGACGTACTCTGGTTCCGGTTACCCAGGTCTCCCGGCGATACACAAGGCTTCGGAGGCCGCATCGGTCAGGGCCGCATGCTAGCCATCCTGCCGCGGGAAGATCACTTCCAATTAGGATACCTGATCTTGAAAGGCGGCTACCAAGCATTGCGTGAAGAAGGTATCGAGAAATTCCATGCCTCGCTGGTATCGCTTGCGCCCGAGTTTGCCGAGCGGGTATCTTTGATAAAGAGCTGGGGCGACCTTGCTATACTACCCGTGGAATCGAGTTGCCTCAGGAAA
Encoded proteins:
- a CDS encoding FAD-dependent oxidoreductase; translated protein: MSAELERTSCCVVGGGPAGAVLSLLLARNGVPVTLLEGHKDFDREFRGDTLHPSVMEIMDEIGLADALLDLPHTKIHNLTLRTKQAAFKMVDFTRLKTRFPYITLMPQAKFLEFVTGQARRYPHFRLLMGAQVRDLIMEDGVSRGVRYWDEPGIERELRALLTVAADGRFSRLRKLAGLAPVRSSPPMDVLWFRLPRSPGDTQGFGGRIGQGRMLAILPREDHFQLGYLILKGGYQALREEGIEKFHASLVSLAPEFAERVSLIKSWGDLAILPVESSCLRKWYLPGLLLIGDAAHVMSPVGGVGINYAIQDAVVAANVLSEALRNGRVMETDLARVQRERYWPTRFIQRFQAFIQERVIRTALDPNASFAPPALFRLPLLRRLPARIVGFGLRKVHVE